Proteins from a single region of Mytilus trossulus isolate FHL-02 chromosome 2, PNRI_Mtr1.1.1.hap1, whole genome shotgun sequence:
- the LOC134707994 gene encoding sperm-specific protein PHI-2B/PHI-3-like: protein MPSPSRRSSRSRSRSRSKSPKRSPAKKARKTPKKPRAAGGVKKPSTLSMIVAAITAMKNRKGSSVQAIRKYILANNKGINTSHLGSAMKLAFAKGLKSGVLVRPKTSAGASGATGSFRVGKAPASPKKKAKKAKSPKKKSSKNKSNNAKAKKSPRKKKAAVKKSSKSKAKKPKSPKKKAAKKPARKSPKKKARKSPKKATKKAAKK from the coding sequence ATGCCAAGCCCAAGTAGAAGAAGTTCCCGATCTAGGTCCAGGAGCAGGAGCAAATCTCCAAAGAGAAGTCCAGCAAAGAAGGCAAGAAAGACACCAAAGAAACCAAGAGCAGCAGGAGGAGTGAAGAAGCCATCTACTTTATCTATGATTGTTGCTGCCATTACAGCAATGAAGAACAGAAAAGGGTCCTCAGTCCAAGCCATTAGAAAGTACATCCTAGCTAACAACAAAGGAATCAACACATCACACCTTGGATCTGCAATGAAGTTGGCTTTCGCTAAGGGATTGAAATCTGGTGTTTTAGTCAGACCAAAAACTTCCGCAGGTGCTTCTGGTGCAACTGGTAGCTTCCGAGTGGGAAAAGCACCTGCTTCTCCCAAGAAAAAGGCAAAGAAAGCAAAGTCACCAAAAAAGAAGAGTTCAAAGAATAAATCTAACAATGCTAAGGCTAAGAAGTCACCACGTAAGAAGAAGGCTGCAGTTAAAAAGTCATCAAAGTCTAAGGCCAAAAAGCCAAAGTCTCCAAAGAAGAAGGCTGCCAAGAAACCAGCAAGAAAGTCTCCAAAGAAGAAGGCTAGGAAGTCACCAAAGAAGGCCACCAAGAAAGCTGCAAAGAAATAG